From the genome of Geminocystis herdmanii PCC 6308, one region includes:
- a CDS encoding cation:proton antiporter, which yields MINFTIAWITLPFILGFVIYLLPKFDKYLALFGVLISLGYSLTILLTNQSLNLELLDNFGVTLTVDNLSSYFVLTNSIVTLAVIIYCWQREKIAFFYAQIILLHGSLNSAFLTTDFISLYVALEVIGMIAFVLIAYPRTDKSIWVAFRYLFVGGIVLLFYLAGAILVYKANLSFRFEGLINAPPEALVLIILGLFVKGGVFLSGLWLPLTHSEAETPVSALLSGIVVKASILPLIRCAAISEDVDFIVRVFAVATALLGVVYALFEKDIKRLLAFSSISQMGFILASPSVGGFYALTHGLAKCTLFLCAGNLPSRNLSELKNQPININLWIPLSLASLSAVGFPFFSSFEAKALTYQNLLPWQVIPMNIIAVGTGIYLVQLILLPYKKNAQPKKYPYLELAVTILIISILAANIIYFSAYSFINILKALITFAISCFCYAFIFRKNTIQISRTLEQFEHLVGFMTLIPVLLYCILLMVHSPSL from the coding sequence ATGATTAATTTTACTATTGCGTGGATTACCTTACCTTTTATCTTAGGTTTTGTTATTTATTTGTTACCTAAATTTGATAAATATTTAGCACTATTTGGTGTTTTAATTTCTTTGGGTTATAGTTTAACAATATTGTTGACTAATCAATCTTTAAATTTAGAGTTATTAGATAATTTTGGGGTTACTTTAACTGTTGATAATCTCAGTAGTTATTTTGTTTTAACTAATTCGATCGTAACTCTAGCGGTGATAATATATTGTTGGCAGAGGGAAAAAATAGCCTTTTTTTATGCGCAAATTATTCTCTTACATGGCAGTTTAAATTCTGCTTTTCTTACCACAGATTTTATTAGTTTATATGTTGCCTTAGAAGTTATCGGCATGATAGCTTTTGTTTTAATTGCTTATCCTCGCACGGATAAATCAATTTGGGTAGCATTTCGTTATCTATTTGTCGGTGGTATTGTTTTGTTATTCTATTTAGCAGGGGCAATTTTAGTTTATAAAGCGAATCTTTCTTTTCGCTTTGAAGGTTTAATCAATGCACCCCCTGAAGCATTAGTGTTGATTATTTTAGGCTTATTTGTCAAAGGAGGAGTTTTCCTTTCGGGGTTATGGTTGCCTCTAACTCACTCAGAAGCAGAAACTCCAGTATCGGCATTGCTATCGGGGATTGTGGTAAAAGCCAGTATCTTACCGTTAATTCGATGTGCGGCTATTAGCGAAGATGTTGATTTCATCGTTAGAGTTTTTGCGGTGGCAACGGCATTATTGGGAGTTGTTTATGCTTTATTTGAAAAAGATATTAAGAGATTATTAGCCTTTTCTAGTATTTCTCAAATGGGGTTTATTCTTGCTTCTCCTTCTGTCGGTGGATTTTATGCTTTAACTCACGGATTGGCAAAATGTACTCTATTTTTATGTGCTGGTAATTTACCTTCTCGAAACTTATCAGAATTAAAAAATCAACCAATAAATATTAATCTTTGGATTCCTTTATCTTTAGCTTCTTTATCTGCGGTAGGTTTTCCTTTTTTCTCTAGTTTTGAGGCAAAAGCATTAACTTATCAAAATCTCTTACCTTGGCAAGTTATTCCCATGAATATTATTGCTGTTGGTACTGGTATTTATCTTGTACAATTAATTTTATTACCCTATAAAAAGAATGCACAACCAAAAAAATATCCTTATTTAGAATTAGCTGTAACAATTTTAATTATTAGTATTCTTGCCGCTAATATAATTTATTTTTCAGCCTATAGTTTTATCAATATTCTTAAGGCTTTAATTACTTTTGCTATTAGTTGTTTCTGTTACGCTTTTATTTTCCGAAAAAATACTATTCAAATATCTCGTACTTTAGAACAATTTGAGCATTTAGTCGGTTTTATGACTTTGATTCCAGTTTTACTATATTGTATTTTATTAATGGTTCATAGTCCATCATTATAA
- a CDS encoding Na+/H+ antiporter subunit E — MILSIILRLTIWFLLTSDLSLINIIIGILIAFLLPQNPPERQSIKDWIHLLGELFISIVQAYKEAIEIIIFPHAYEGLTVQRVPPNRSKYLIFLDVFLITFTPKTIVLKYNEEGWFTIHRILRKKTP, encoded by the coding sequence ATGATTTTATCTATAATTTTAAGGTTAACAATTTGGTTTTTACTTACGTCAGATTTGAGTCTGATTAATATTATTATAGGGATTTTAATTGCTTTTTTGTTACCACAAAATCCCCCCGAAAGACAGTCAATTAAAGATTGGATACATTTGTTAGGAGAATTATTTATTTCTATTGTTCAAGCCTATAAGGAAGCTATAGAAATAATTATTTTTCCCCATGCTTATGAAGGTTTAACTGTGCAAAGAGTGCCACCAAATCGATCGAAATATTTAATATTTTTAGATGTATTTCTAATCACTTTTACACCCAAAACCATCGTACTCAAATATAACGAAGAAGGATGGTTTACTATCCATAGAATTTTAAGGAAAAAAACACCATGA